The Biomphalaria glabrata chromosome 13, xgBioGlab47.1, whole genome shotgun sequence sequence cgatcagtgggagccacaggcggcagggagcgtgttccccacgaggccatccgcattgttttcttccagtgccgctttctctttctccagttgaccaggctgttgttgcgataatgacgtggccgtttgccacacaaagagatagggtcgagcactgttttcttcagcacagccgttgatcggacacgctgtctcagcagaccttcccgacagacgcctctcaagggagcttcaggttcgcttgcagccacgttgcaagcaaagtccaatgcaccgaagtcatcctcagacaacagtctCACGTCCAGAATACAGGTCTCTTCAgtttcaagtggaaaatgtctacCTCTTGAcggctcagatttagagtggtccgattgacattcatctatgccaatgtcgatgatgatggtagaagtacatatgccctgttggtggttttcttggcatctaaattctatgtgtgatgcgccgcacgtacaattcatgctaaacttctggatgcagttgtcgaGCTTCGAATTTCCTTCATAGGCACCggaagataggcagaggtctttaaagtccatagcaacaggcttgaacgcagacccaacgttgtcttgatctgtccggctcattgaggtactggtaacaagtacaacaggaacaaacgcttcaggcacataacagacttcagttaaggtactggtaacaggtacaacaggaacaaatacTTCATTTGTCTCCTTCCGTTCGACTCGgtacatcccgttgagatcatcacagcaatcgccatcacgtttctcgtcttgaaagtcacaaccacaagacttgcccacaacacagacacagacggcgctcaaatccccagcgtctccgtcaccactgtttgtgcaaccacagtcttgaccacgcaacttcttgaccaacgagtctacaggcaactgctcctttaccaacgagtctacccCTTCTTTCAttcgagacaccattttatctaccttgttccccatactgttaatttgttcacacattgcttcatttatcttgccaataagctcataaatctccggttcaatttcaaataagtaggtatctggatcttcgtcttcatctatcaaggcttgtcggagacgagctgtaagcacctccttggtaccaccaattatctcatatcggttacgaagttccttcctaagctctctaactgagagttggtctaatcgtttcaaagctgccattgtaaatcctacctcctctcgttgagttgcctataatcccacttctgacaccaattgtaataacttaagtgaggcaactcaacgaggacattgacgtttatttacactaagacatgacaaacacaaaggacatctgccttgggtacagcatctccatattggctctctccttgggcggaaatcgttagtctcttatgtcaacatccgacttgtctggtcactgatagtgcgcaccttctttctgcactaccttggatggcggtgcgcatggcaaagtcataacaatataaataaaaacaataatattagcaaaactaataatatttaaaacattacaaatacaacaataataacaacaatataacaataacaaaacagtaTTAACAATAATAGCAATTTTAAACCAATcgaaaataaagaaacaagaaaaaaccaATAGCAACTACAGTATCAACAAGATTAACAAAACgattaacaacaaaaataacagcaagaatattaacattaactctcgttaaccgtagaatagataaacaaataattattccatcatctgctctatacaTGGCTTTAGCGAACGTGATGAGGATAGAAggaaggtctgaaatgggaattgttttttttactataagaACATCAACATTCTAaacagaaaatgtttattttcacTATCAATGTGTCCACATTTTAAGGGGACATACGAGTcggaaagaaggaaaaaaaaaagttctccatttagactaaatattttatattatcttaatagtacttaattaaacaattgaaaaaatatagtttttgacTTTATAACTTTACTGGTTGTCATGGAAACAATCCAAGATGGCCGCCAAACAAACTATAATTAAAAGCTTATAACTCAAAAAATACTTaagataaattaataatttttacacACAAATATCATACATGACAAGTATTAAAAACGCATGAAGGGAAATATTGTTAtcttttattgtctttttttaatgatttttttagtgTTGCAACCatgaaaaatacataaatatttcataattctaaactttgaaacgctaaaacaaaaaaactacttcaaatatcaaaaagtttctGCATGCGTTTGTAGATATCTACGTACAGAATAAGTATGCCAAGTATGAAGTATGTAGCTCAAGTAGTTTCAGAGCCTTAGCGTTTGGCAGATAGagatataatacaaaaacaaaaaaaggagaaaatgcaaaaaaacaaaataatatttcaattacaaaaatttTGTCAGGAAAATACCAGATAACAGGTATGTAATTTATAGGTTGGTATAATAACTatctgaaaacattaaaaaaatatcaatatttagTAAAGGGCATATTCTAAATTTCATATAAATATAGCAACCAATTGGTAAAATAAAACGCaaattgtacacaattgtaTTACAGagtaatatttcaaacaaaaaatctacttattgagatatcaaaaagtttttgcATGCATTTGTAGATATCTATGTACAGAAAAAGTATGCCAAATATGAAGTATGTAGCTCAAGTAGTTTCAGAGCCTTAGCGTTTGGCAGATAGAggtataatacaaaaacaaaaaaagaagaaaatgaaaaaaaaaaaaaaaaaaaaaatttcaattacaaaaatttTGTCAAGAAAATACTAGATAACATGCATGTAATTTATAGGTTAGTATAATAAGTATctgaaaacataataaaaatagcTATATTTAGTAAAGAGCATATTCTAAATTTCATATAAGTATAGCAACTAATTGGGATAATAAAACGTAAATTGTACGCAATTGTATTACAGAGtagtatttcaaacaaaaatccaACTTAcgcaaatatcaaaaagtttttgcatgcatatgtagatatatatgtacAGAATAATTATGCCAAATATCAAATAAGTTCCAAAAGTAGTTTCAGAGCCTTAGCGTTTGGCAGATAGAgatatatacaaaaatacaaaaaaagaaagaaaaaaaattcaattacaaAAATTTATTCAGAAAATCACTGAATAGCAAATATATGTTATTTACACTTTAGTATGGCAGCTTTTAAAAATAGCTATTTAGTATATTCCATCCAGattacattataaaataatatattatataccgGGTATAACATTTAGCaaccataaagaaaaaaaaacttgataagAATGTAGGATGTACCGGTGTGCAATCTAAAAACCCAAAcaatttgtaacaataaatattaaatactaaaGAAAAGAGCTTGCTTGAAGTTCACAGaagattaaaatgaaaaaatgtcatatatataacaatgtcaAATAAGAAAAAAGCGCTAACTCAAAATCTGAAACTCATGATAACTGTTCAGTAGTTCTGTTATATCGCTACTATTCATCTAGGGAGTTCTTTAGATAGCATATATATAATTGTCAGTTTAGATAAAACTTGCTAACATTTTCTCTTGAATTAAGGTATcataatatatttgaaaaagtttgttgatctatattatttacataaacataATCAGATGGTGTTGTTTAAATTTTGCTACAAATTagttattacatttttgtttcaaataattaaaacagCAACTAAACTGTCAATATGCTCTAAcaataatgaataaaaacaaaaaaaattatataatacaaaaaaatattgacagtaGTATTGCTAATGAGCACCAGCACCATATACATTCCCATCTTTGGCCAATTCCTCTCTGACTTTTTCAAACCGTGTTAAAGAAAcagtctttcttctttttctataatcCTCTTGGCTAGTAGTGTCAGactgaataattcttttatcattgaccttttttaaattatttaatgttaCATAAGAAACATCAATATGCATCTTATTCATCACGTTAATTAATTCATTGGCGCCAGCATTAAATATTGACACAGCTCTAGCAACACTGCCTTTCACTCTGCCAAGTCCCATGAAACTTGTTTTAGGACATCTCGTCCAAATCATAGCATTAAGGCTTTCGTTGTTGTTTTGAGTACCACCATGAGCCATTCGTTGAAGCAAGGACTCATCTGACATTCTTCGATAAATTGGAATTAGCTTGTGAGCCACCTCTAGAGACAAAAATGTTGATGCCTTATGATTAGAGTGGCTGTCAGGGTCTTGTCCCAACGAAATCGCTTGTTGGTACCAGCACCAACTATTTTCTCCTAATGGACATTGTCGATGATGGTGTTCAGTATCTGTAGACATGGAGTGGTATAATCCTGCCCAAACAGCATTCCTCATTTTGGACACATCTGGAATATTGTCTATTATAGCACCACGATAAAAAATTTTGCAAactgtcacattttttttctgttagccTGCCAACTCCTCTGCCACCAAGATGGCTTTCTTTGGCAAGTTTTCGAAGCGCTGTCCCCATACGTTTATGGGCATGATTGATACAGTCAAGTTTAGTAACAGCTTTATCAGCATATGGCTTAGACTCAAGCACAGCTTTAAAAGCAGAAGAATCTCCATCACTCAGCATCTCCACAtatctaaaattatattttgccaCAGAACGATTCCACAGAATTACAGCACTGTCCTGTTCCATAGACTTGCTGGATTTGTGGTGATTAGTACAGCAATCATGCTGTTCTTTCCAAACTACGAGGTCAGTTGCGTTCATGCTCTCAGCTTTCTGTATGTGGCATGCATGGCAGTACTTAGATCTAATATCGAAGTCGACAACAAGACCTGTTAGTAAATCGATGCAGACACCTACACCATAAAGCGATGTAAAGCCTCGCTTTTGCCAGGTCCCATCATAACTGACTGAAATGTCAATCAAAGGGTTTTCTCCTCGTTCAATGGCTTCCCTAATGTCATCATCCGTCTCTGCATAAGCTTGACGTATGGCGTTGGCTGTGCGGTAGAGCATGTCTTCCCCAGATTCCACTTCACagtctgaagaaaaaaacaaaaaacattaattaaattgatttataaatatatatataatatatataaactttaaaaaaaaaaagatttagatctctagAGAGCCTACATTGGCTACATCATAGTGATCATACTACatgtattttttatcaaaaGTTAGAACTTTGTAaagattgactagattctagatctatagttactaggtctagatctataatttttatatggtaaagattaaaatttttaaagaaataattctaATAGTAGATTATTGTGTAATTTAACATACCTGTGATTTTATTATCATGGTCTTTAAAGGCTCTCTGGCTGATTCCAGAAATTCCTAGGACGCTGCTAAATGTCTGCAGCGAAGTGAAACCCTTTCCTATCTCATGGCTGTATAAAACCATCTTGGTGTTTATTTCAAATGCAACATTTGAACAGTTACTTTTTTGTATTCTTGGAGATGAAAACTTTGATTTAGTATATCCacaactactagatctacaacatAACTTCAACTTTGATGCGAACCCCATGTTTTCATCTTTTATAACTCTAATAGTCAAACTTGACTGAAAACAATTAGGGCATAATGCATCCGACATCAAATCAGTAAGCTGATTAGTATTAGCAATAGTCCATAATTGCTCTgtttcttgtagatctagatcacttGGAACATCAGTATTTATTGAAAGACGGTCTAATTTCGATCTGGATGCACCACGTTGTCCTTCTAATGCTGgatctaaactagacctagacctagaggAATTTCCACGCAGCTTGTCAGATAGCATAACATTTCTGGCTTTATTGAGCTTCTCTAGCATTCTTCGTCCCTTTGGTCGAGgcattttaatgtaaaagatattttctttgatgtttACAAATACCAAACAACTGAAACTGTCTTGTGCAAGGCTTTCATTGTCTTTCACTACAAGAATGTGTTTACGCTGTCGGCCATTTTGAAACGCCTTTTCCGGATGAAACGGCACATTCTGATTAGTCGATTTTTTCCGAGTTTTGCCGATGTGCCATATAAGGAAGTTTCCGTAGATTATATAGCTCGGAAAAATAcgaattacaaaaaaacatataaatccATTAGTTTGAACCCCAGATAAACATATAAATCGGATCGTGACCTTTCTTTTGATGTATCATGGTCCTAGCTTTGTTAGATTGGTAATATCGTATCCAAGGTGTAAACATTGATAAATTTCGATAATTTGTAAATAATCACCAAAAGGTGTACATGTTCAAAGTCAAAATACAcatatttacaaacatttttatgctaaaatataatatgattcatataaaaaaaaggttaaattttgttttcaacagaGGAAACTACATAGGAAAGGCGCCGTACTAAAGTGTTAGCAAAGTCCAGAGTCCAGTTAGACTCAACATTATCACCACTAGAATGGATAAGGTCTATAGAATATAGAGATGCATGCTTGCTTGTAATGGCTGTGATTTGATGTATAATTACATTTGAATTGTACACCAAGAGTGAGATGTAAATGAAGGATTTGTATCTCCATATCTTCAGAGTTGCGAATGACAAGTAATAACAGAAAATTATCaagtatttatttaactagattCCTATACTATGTAATAGTTGTAATACAATGACAACGAAATTATTGTATATACTGTAATGAACACTATAAATAGTTTCAATAAATAAGTGCTAATGATACATTGGTATGAcggtctttgttttgttttctgctGTTACTCAAATCAAACCTTAATCATCTcaaaataatcattttaaaatcttgaaCTGTTCTGATTTAAGTCTCGTCTAATCAGCTGGACACTATCCACCATTTAATCTATAGACCAgcgcaatttttaaaaaaaaggtataccTACATGTCTTTTAAGTCCTATAAGTCGGTTACCCTCTTGTTAtggagtttgtgtgtgtgtgtatgtcagtGTTTTGTTAtgacacaagactcttcaaaCATAAACACTCTCATGTTCTGATTTAGAAACACTTGAATATTAGTACAAATAAGGTAACCATAATAGTTTCAACTCTCTTCATGTCGATACATTTGACTCCCAAATACCCAAATTCACACCATTTCTCATTCACACCATATGCTGTGCTACTTACTACAAGTTGTTACACTGACTCAACAGATGTTAAGTGGCCATTAAAGATATAAGACTTATAAGGCTTATAACTTCATAATTAAgatcaccaagatttgaacccttTGGCTCTGCAGCCTAGTGTTACATGATTCCACCACTACACTATATGCTATTGATCAAAATATTTACGTTACTACAGGAACAGGTCATTGGGAGAAAAGAGTAAGGGGGAGCGGCAGACTTCAAGCCTAGTTTAGTTTTTCTATTCGCCAAAGTCAATCTTAAGATTCCTTTGGCTAATTCAACAGAAATAATTTGTTTACTTAAAAACATTTCCACTTctatcttttctttattttttttttaatttgacctGTCTCATCATCCGACCTTCAACTCTGACACAAGACTTAGAGAACAACCAAGCTAATGTTGTACAAAGACTTCATAGTCTAGACATTTTTGACTAAAGTTTCTTCCTGTCTATCTCCTGGGCACGTGACCACGTAAATGTGATTCTCGACATTTCTTTCCAGTAAGTCATAAGTACTTCCGGAAGCATTTTCAGTCACTTTGAGCAGAGTTAGACTGCTAGGGTCATCCGGACACTTTTGTATGGAACTGTAAGACTCAGATAATTGTTGGTTGTCtgaaaagcagaaaaaaaaattcgtctaaatatgatttaaataatgcacaTACTTATCTTAAGATCCTAAGCATCTAATGCAGTGGTTCTTAAAATGTAATCCGTGGATCCCCCGACCCCTTTTTACAGAGGGggataaaaaaaatgctgaaaattgtgtacaattaaatcaatttttcCCTAAATCCGATCGGATTGTTAGAATACTAATCGACTCGCCTGGGTATTAAACCCTTGGGTGCGTAGCT is a genomic window containing:
- the LOC129922467 gene encoding uncharacterized protein LOC129922467, producing MPRPKGRRMLEKLNKARNVMLSDKLRGNSSRSRSSLDPALEGQRGASRSKLDRLSINTDVPSDLDLQETEQLWTIANTNQLTDLMSDALCPNCFQSSLTIRVIKDENMGFASKLKLCCRSSSCGYTKSKFSSPRIQKSNCSNVAFEINTKMVLYSHEIGKGFTSLQTFSSVLGISGISQRAFKDHDNKITDCEVESGEDMLYRTANAIRQAYAETDDDIREAIERGENPLIDISVSYDGTWQKRGFTSLYGVGVCIDLLTGLVVDFDIRSKYCHACHIQKAESMNATDLVVWKEQHDCCTNHHKSSKSMEQDSAVILWNRSVAKYNFRYVEMLSDGDSSAFKAVLESKPYADKAVTKLDCINHAHKRMGTALRKLAKESHLGGRGVGRLTEKKCDSLQNFLSWCYNRQYSRCVQNEECCLGRIIPLHVYRY